Proteins from one Malania oleifera isolate guangnan ecotype guangnan chromosome 4, ASM2987363v1, whole genome shotgun sequence genomic window:
- the LOC131152679 gene encoding glucose and ribitol dehydrogenase-like produces MLLTPLLPSSITSFRYWASISLLGLRRRVGLLRHTPKRTSIVRRMASATAFPPQKQEKQPGKEHVMEPTPEYASPDYKPANKLQGKVTLVTGGDSGIGRAVANHFALEGATVAFTYVKSQEEKDARDTLQIIKQAKSPDAKDPLAIPADLGFDENCKKVVDEVVNAFGRIDVLVNNAAEQYKAASVEEIDEERLERVFRTNIFSQFFLVRHALKHMKEGSSIINTTSVNAYKGHPTLLEYTSTKGAILAFTRALALHLVEKGIRVNGVAPGPIWTPLIPASFCEEDIAKFGTKVPMGRAGQPSEVGPCYVFLASNADSSYITGQVLHPNGGTVVNG; encoded by the exons ATGCTTCTCACTCCTCTGCTTCCCTCGTCGATCACAAGTTTCCGTTACTGGGCAAGCATCTCCCTCCTCGGTCTCCGGCGACGCGTAGGACTTCTCCGGCATACTCCGAAGCGAACATCAATAGTAAGAAGGATGGCGTCGGCCACGGCGTTTCCGCCGCAGAAGCAGGAGAAGCAGCCGGGGAAAGAGCACGTGATGGAACCCACGCCAGAATATGCGAGCCCCGACTACAAGCCGGCAAACAAGCTTCAG GGGAAGGTGACACTGGTGACGGGGGGCGACTCGGGGATCGGAAGAGCGGTCGCGAACCACTTTGCGCTGGAGGGAGCGACGGTGGCGTTCACCTACGTGAAGTCTCAGGAGGAGAAGGACGCCCGCGACACACTCCAGATTATCAAGCAAGCCAAGTCACCCGACGCCAAGGACCCCCTCGCCATTCCCGCCGACTTGGGCTTCGACGAGAACTGCAAGAAGGTCGTCGACGAAGTTGTTAACGCCTTCGGCCGAATCGACGTTCTCGTTAACAATGCCGCCGAGCAGTACAAGGCCGCCTCCGTCGAGGAAATCGACGAGGAACGCCTCGAGAGGGTGTTCCGCACCAATATCTTCTCCCAGTTCTTCTTGGTCAG GCACGCGCTGAAGCACATGAAGGAAGGCAGCAGCATCATCAACACGACCTCGGTGAACGCTTACAAGGGACACCCAACGCTTTTGGAATACACATCGACTAAAGGCGCAATTCTGGCGTTCACGAGGGCGCTGGCTCTTCACCTGGTGGAGAAGGGGATAAGGGTGAACGGCGTAGCCCCCGGACCCATATGGACGCCGCTCATACCGGCGTCCTTCTGCGAGGAGGACATTGCGAAGTTTGGGACAAAGGTGCCCATGGGTAGGGCAGGGCAGCCCTCCGAGGTGGGACCATGCTATGTCTTCCTTGCCTCCAATGCCGACTCCTCTTACATCACCGGCCAAGTCCTCCACCCTAATg GTGGAACCGTAGTGAATGGTTGA
- the LOC131153945 gene encoding uncharacterized protein LOC131153945, producing the protein MEIELNDELPHFLNVRLPNGEIFKPLMWSMTRFLQMYNLQGYAATEWQIYGPAKMNTVRRAHMPNMPTYMVHETRNRTEGQRASKSPSMAENLADDDDDDEGFGDFKFIPYPSVSAPSNQINGLDEEEEDDDWGDFIDNSSPYGNSNENPVRFDLFSGISNPQSPPNSSKASGDFDPFGGFSAKQFDLAPNQVESRKTQWVKPQGALPLSIFGDVEDDDEGESGGNDPVSGNGTNLFAHKGADSVQNEPKMNVGVAINDVISSLYDQTKKIEAANATNSNLNEPKSNSNSNGLLLNLNGPNSSPNESNLNVSRLDWTFNGSNMEFVDGNEDSEEDDGWEFRGADMESGGKEGNSKEQSVAELSGLKAESPTRDQEIQKGQENSLGVLHASGFGNGALGSSVAFPLSNGFTDKSSEFDIWSDFKPGTAAQNGFMSDTQNISMQNSMQNGLESYPLEDVEPGEDEWEFQDAFSETRSKHEEEPKIADLSHAGVEVLALDGETLGNEKSPGTHKGALPISIFGDEILDTDDSLNLQDAFVYKPSSYTKNNINSQGSNKPINDLISNLYTQAEPIRSADSTQNPAENGLNSTQKALASDTVNSDDDFSWEFKDALSENGVEDMNSVPSLGDTNKKSSTRLELNDYMDFYVKLKDELYFVTLRHLESLKNARNNAALSGEEAKVAVLDEEIQEAYKELQQWPALSEEVSSDSSRPKGSVANELLEILNEPKYHDLESEYHLSRRLAVAEKDLKPAIELLKHAATMLKIVRVGSPEERSIYISMWSKMISACAQELKHGALIWKQSLEKNVQSQMLSEPQGQKFILALGEIYRVAEVFRASVKLFKPWMLLDFADYTDIIALVEECSAVWSSSGLEEALQSMPDPIGSVCNGTIKSLLESIKYIHDLDAIFLQSHVFPQEDTICCKLSLLTLETLPGMKMVTWNGEQYFLKNANLWANLVSCNPPNLPRLNVSL; encoded by the exons ATGGAGATTGAATTGAATGATGAACTTCCTCATTTTCTGAATGTAAGATTACCTAATGGTGAAATTTTTAAACCATTGATGTGGAGTATGACTCGATTCCTGCAAATGTACAACTTGCAAG GCTACGCCGCTACAGAGTGGCAAATTTATGGGCCAGCTAAAATGAACACCGTGCGCCGTGCGCACATGCCGAACATGCCCACATACATGGTGCATGAAACCCGAAATCGAACCGAGGGGCAGAGAGCTTCGAAGTCTCCATCCATGGCGGAGAACCTGGCggacgacgacgacgacgacgagGGCTTTGGAGACTTCAAGTTCATTCCCTACCCGAGCGTCTCCGCCCCTTCAAATCAGATCAACGGTCTAGACGAGGAGGAGGAGGACGACGACTGGGGCGATTTCATCGACAATTCCTCACCGTATGGAAATTCCAACGAAAACCCAGTTCGATTCGATCTCTTCAGTGGAATTTCCAACCCCCAATCGCCTCCTAACTCCTCCAAAGCCTCCGGAGATTTCGATCCTTTTGGAGGTTTCTCTGCAAAGCAGTTTGATTTGGCGCCGAATCAGGTCGAATCGAGGAAGACTCAGTGGGTGAAGCCTCAGGGAGCGTTGCCGCTGTCGATTTTTGGGGATGTCGAGGATGATGATGAGGGGGAATCTGGTGGTAACGATCCTGTAAGTGGTAACGGAACGAACTTGTTTGCTCACAAAGGTGCTGATTCTGTTCAAAATGAGCCGAAAATGAATGTGGGTGTTGCGATTAATGATGTCATCTCAAGTTTGTACGATCAGACTAAGAAGATCGAGGCTGCAAATGCGACTAATTCGAATTTAAATGAACCAAAATCTAATTCTAATTCTAATGGGttgcttttgaatttgaatgggCCGAATTCGAGTCCAAACGAGTCGAATTTGAATGTTTCTAGGTTGGATTGGACATTTAATGGGTCAAATATGGAATTTGTCGATGGAAATGAGGATTCTGAGGAAGATGATGGGTGGGAATTCAGGGGTGCAGACATGGAATCTGGTGGCAAAGAAGGGAATTCTAAG GAACAAAGCGTTGCCGAATTATCAGGACTGAAAGCGGAATCACCGACCAGAGATCAGGAAATCCAG AAAGGGCAGGAAAACTCTCTTGGAGTACTTCATGCATCTGGATTTGGCAATGGTGCACTTGGGTCTAGTGTTGCATTTCCCTTGTCAAATGGGTTTACTGATAAATCTAGTGAATTTGACATTTGGTCTGATTTCAAGCCGGGTACTGCAGCTCAAAATGGTTTTATGTCAGATACACAGAATATAAGCATGCAAAATTCAATGCAAAATGGATTAGAATCTTATCCACTTGAGGATGTTGAACCTGGTGAGGATGAATGGGAGTTCCAGGATGCCTTCTCTGAAACTAGATCGAAGCATGAG GAAGAGCCAAAGATTGCTGATCTTTCTCATGCTGGAGTTGAAGTACTAGCTCTTGATGGAGAAACACTG GGGAATGAGAAAAGCCCTGGAACTCACAAGGGAGCTCTGCCCATCTCTATTTTTGGTGATGAGATACTGGATACTGATGATTCTTTGAATCTTCAAGATGCTTTCGTTTACAAACCCAGTTCCTACACAAAAAACAACATTAACAGCCAAGGTTCAAATAAACCTATTAACGATCTCATATCGAATTTATACACTCAAGCTGAGCCGATTCGTTCTGCTGATTCCACACAAAATCCAGCTGAAAATGGGTTAAATTCCACTCAAAAAGCGTTGGCTTCTGATACAGTGAACAGTGATGATGATTTTTCCTGGGAATTTAAAGATGCACTTTCAGAAAACGGGGTTGAAGATATGAATTCTGTCCCTAGTCTTGGGGATACAAATAAAAAATCATCTACCAGACTGGAGCTAAATGAttatatggatttttatgttaaGTTGAAGGATGAATTGTACTTTGTCACACTACGCCATCTTGAAAGTTTGAAG AATGCTAGAAATAATGCTGCTCTTTCTGGAGAAGAGGCCAAAGTAGCAGTTCTTGATGAGGAAATTCAG GAAGCCTACAAAGAATTGCAACAGTGGCCTGCTCTTTCCGAAGAAGTCTCCTCAGATAGTTCCCGACCAAAAGGCAGTGTTGCAAATGAActtcttgaaattttgaatgagCCAAAGTACCATGACCTTGAGTCAGAATATCACTTATCAAGAAGATTGGCTGTA GCAGAGAAGGATTTGAAACCAGCGATTGAACTTTTAAAACATGCTGCAACAATGCTAAAAATTGTGAGGGTGGGGTCACCGGAGGAACGATCCATTTACATTTCCATGTGGTCAAAGATGATATCTGCTTGTGCTCAAGAGTTGAAGCATGGTGCTTTGATTTGGAAGCAGTCATTAGAGAAGAATGTGCAGAGTCAAATGCTATCTGAACCTCAAG GCCAGAAGTTTATTCTTGCCCTTGGAGAAATCTACAGAGTAGCTGAAGTATTTCGAGCCTCAGTGAAACTTTTCAAGCCTTGGATGCTGTTAGATTTTGCAGATTATACAGATATTATTGCTCTTGTGGAGGAATGTTCTGCTGTATGGTCAAGTTCGGGACTTGAAGAAGCTCTCCAAAGCATGCCAGATCCAATTGGTTCTGTATGCAATGGAACCATAAAGTCTTTATTGGAGTCCATCAAGTACATCCATGACCTTGATGCCATATTTCTTCAAAGCCATGTTTTTCCCCAAGAAGATACTATCTGTTGCAAACTGTCACTATTAACTCTGGAAACTTTGCCAG GCATGAAAATGGTGACTTGGAATGGAGAGCAGTACTTCCTCAAGAATGCAAATTTGTGGGCCAATCTGGTAAGTTGTAATCCGCCAAATTTGCCACGTCTGAATGTTAGTTTATGA